From the Clostridium putrefaciens genome, one window contains:
- a CDS encoding S24 family peptidase, whose translation MSRVGEKIKKARLDSKMTQKQLAKKLGVAESFVNDVEMGKKIINESLITRISKLLDKNINDISMSIDEEALNEETVKPKASIYTADSLSNKKGKPKEEVQDIWSEAFGEVLKNVPIFNYDMSKIIDNKKLPVISNKIEGHPQDKVFFLQIENDDMSGFRMRKGDLALCHFISDMEANTICLIELEGRKIIRKVKRLDSNKALLLNHNVDLDTETVLIKNVKFIARLDKLEILL comes from the coding sequence GTGAGTAGAGTAGGAGAAAAAATTAAAAAGGCAAGATTAGATTCAAAAATGACTCAAAAACAATTAGCTAAAAAGCTAGGAGTAGCTGAGAGTTTTGTAAATGATGTAGAGATGGGAAAAAAGATAATAAATGAAAGTTTAATTACTAGAATATCAAAACTTTTAGATAAGAATATAAATGATATAAGTATGTCTATTGATGAAGAAGCCTTAAATGAAGAAACAGTGAAACCGAAGGCTTCTATTTATACAGCGGATAGCTTAAGCAATAAAAAGGGTAAGCCAAAGGAAGAGGTTCAAGATATATGGAGTGAAGCTTTTGGTGAAGTCTTAAAGAATGTTCCTATATTTAATTATGATATGTCAAAGATAATAGATAATAAAAAGCTACCTGTCATATCTAATAAAATAGAAGGTCATCCTCAAGATAAGGTGTTTTTTCTTCAAATAGAAAATGACGATATGTCAGGATTTAGAATGAGAAAAGGAGATTTAGCACTATGTCACTTTATAAGTGATATGGAAGCTAATACTATCTGTCTTATAGAATTAGAGGGTAGAAAGATAATAAGAAAAGTAAAAAGATTAGATAGTAATAAAGCTTTACTATTAAATCATAATGTTGATTTAGATACAGAAACAGTTTTAATTAAAAATGTGAAGTTTATAGCAAGATTAGATAAATTAGAAATCCTTCTTTAG
- a CDS encoding DUF3783 domain-containing protein, whose amino-acid sequence MESKMILAYGLEQKDLEVFKMSNIKYKVITTKIFHEKIEAIVEKSEQEEREESLPKEKVILFNGFSDDELDKIIKLIRATIGRSPILAVVTDTSKRWTFEYLVEHLIEEREWYKKMQEEKGNN is encoded by the coding sequence TTGGAAAGTAAGATGATTTTGGCTTATGGTCTTGAACAAAAGGATTTAGAAGTATTTAAAATGTCTAATATAAAATATAAAGTTATAACAACTAAGATATTTCATGAAAAAATAGAGGCCATAGTAGAAAAATCTGAACAAGAAGAAAGAGAAGAATCCCTTCCTAAGGAAAAGGTAATTTTATTTAATGGTTTTAGTGATGATGAATTAGATAAGATTATAAAGCTCATAAGAGCAACTATAGGAAGGTCACCTATTTTAGCAGTAGTTACTGATACCTCGAAAAGGTGGACATTTGAATATCTTGTAGAGCATCTTATAGAGGAAAGAGAATGGTATAAGAAGATGCAAGAGGAGAAAGGAAACAACTAA